The Flavobacterium piscisymbiosum genome includes a region encoding these proteins:
- a CDS encoding HEPN domain-containing protein, translated as MESFRTEIENPIVQKEIIDLEKKIHLFRGGKIDDERFRSLRLARGIYGQRQEGVQMIRIKLPYGKVTSEQLVRITKVSDEYSTGRLHITTRQDIQIHYVSLDRTPELWANLAKDDVTLREACGNTVRNITGSELAGVDVNEPFDVSPYAHALFQYLLRNPICQEMGRKFKISFSSSDEDTALSYLHDLGFIPKIVDGVRGFKIMFGGGLGSQPAHAELFSEFVPANEIIPTAEGIIRIFDRYGERAKRMKARMKFLIKEMGRDVFLDLVEKEKKAIAFETYEIDTTAFDGPIAEPLLQAPEVTIEDAAAYEAWKKSNVIAQKQAGYYAIGIKVLLGDFYTDKARLLADLIKNYAANELRFSLRQNIVIRHVKEENLPFFYQELAKLNFVDLGYNSTADITACPGTDTCNLGIASSTGIAEELEKVLNAEYPQYLNNQEIEIKISGCMNACGQHNMSAIGFQGMSINSGKLVAPALQVLLGGGRLGNGAGRFADKVIKIPSRRGPDALRTILNDFDANANGEKFLNYYDLKGEKYFYEILKPFADVTNLTEADFIDWGNADNYVKAVGVGECAGVVIDLVATLLLEAKDKLTFAQESFDEGKWSDAIYHAYAGFVNGAKALLLSENEKTNNHAGIVDLFDTVFIATDKIQLPTTFRELVYQINQNEPTEAFAKAYIQQGISFFDTIEKYRAQELANA; from the coding sequence ATGGAAAGTTTTAGAACAGAAATAGAAAATCCGATAGTTCAGAAAGAGATTATCGATTTAGAAAAAAAGATTCATTTATTCCGTGGAGGAAAAATTGATGATGAGCGTTTTCGTAGTCTTCGTTTAGCACGTGGAATTTACGGACAACGTCAGGAAGGCGTTCAAATGATTCGTATTAAATTGCCTTATGGTAAAGTAACCAGCGAGCAATTAGTACGTATTACTAAAGTTTCTGATGAATATTCTACCGGACGTTTGCATATTACAACACGTCAGGATATTCAGATTCACTATGTAAGTTTAGACAGAACTCCTGAGCTTTGGGCAAATTTAGCAAAAGATGATGTTACCTTGCGTGAAGCTTGTGGTAACACCGTAAGAAATATAACAGGAAGTGAATTGGCAGGTGTAGATGTAAACGAACCATTTGATGTTTCGCCTTATGCTCACGCTTTATTTCAATATTTATTAAGAAACCCTATTTGTCAGGAAATGGGACGTAAATTTAAAATTTCGTTCTCATCATCTGATGAAGATACCGCTTTGAGTTATTTACATGATTTAGGATTTATCCCGAAAATTGTTGATGGCGTTCGTGGATTCAAAATCATGTTTGGTGGAGGTTTAGGATCTCAGCCTGCGCATGCTGAATTATTTTCAGAATTTGTTCCGGCAAACGAAATCATCCCGACAGCAGAAGGAATCATCCGTATTTTTGACCGTTACGGTGAACGTGCAAAAAGAATGAAAGCACGTATGAAATTCTTAATCAAAGAAATGGGAAGAGATGTTTTCCTTGATTTAGTTGAAAAAGAGAAAAAAGCAATCGCTTTTGAAACATACGAAATTGACACAACCGCTTTTGACGGACCAATTGCAGAGCCATTATTGCAAGCTCCAGAAGTTACAATTGAAGATGCTGCAGCTTATGAAGCCTGGAAAAAATCGAATGTAATTGCTCAAAAACAAGCAGGTTATTACGCTATTGGAATTAAAGTTTTATTGGGAGATTTTTATACTGATAAAGCAAGATTATTAGCCGATTTAATTAAAAACTACGCAGCAAACGAACTACGTTTTTCATTGCGTCAAAATATTGTAATACGTCACGTAAAAGAAGAAAATCTTCCTTTCTTTTATCAGGAATTAGCCAAATTAAACTTTGTTGATTTAGGTTATAATTCTACAGCAGATATTACGGCATGTCCCGGTACAGATACTTGTAATTTGGGGATTGCAAGTAGTACCGGTATTGCAGAAGAATTAGAAAAAGTTTTAAATGCCGAATATCCACAATATTTAAACAATCAGGAAATCGAGATTAAAATTTCGGGTTGTATGAATGCTTGCGGGCAACACAATATGTCTGCAATTGGTTTTCAGGGAATGTCTATCAATTCAGGAAAATTAGTAGCTCCGGCATTGCAGGTTTTGTTAGGAGGAGGAAGATTAGGCAACGGAGCAGGACGTTTTGCTGACAAAGTTATCAAAATCCCAAGCCGTAGAGGACCAGATGCATTACGTACAATTTTAAATGATTTTGACGCGAATGCCAACGGAGAAAAATTCCTTAATTATTATGATCTAAAAGGAGAGAAATATTTCTATGAAATTTTGAAACCTTTTGCAGATGTAACCAATTTAACCGAAGCTGATTTTATAGATTGGGGTAATGCTGATAACTACGTAAAAGCAGTTGGAGTTGGAGAATGTGCCGGAGTTGTGATCGATTTAGTAGCTACTTTATTATTAGAAGCCAAAGACAAATTGACATTCGCACAAGAATCTTTCGACGAAGGAAAATGGTCAGATGCAATTTATCATGCTTATGCAGGATTTGTAAATGGTGCCAAAGCTTTATTGCTTTCAGAAAACGAAAAAACAAATAATCACGCCGGAATTGTAGATTTATTTGATACTGTTTTCATTGCAACTGATAAAATTCAATTACCAACAACATTTAGAGAATTGGTATATCAAATCAATCAAAATGAACCTACAGAAGCATTTGCGAAAGCATACATTCAACAAGGAATTTCATTTTTTGATACCATAGAAAAATACAGAGCTCAAGAATTAGCAAATGCATAA
- the cobA gene encoding uroporphyrinogen-III C-methyltransferase, with product MHNTIKPKVTLVGAGPGDPDLLTLKAVKALAEAKVVLYDALANDEILAHAPKNAIKIFVGKKIGNHAYTQDQINQLIVDNALTYGNVVRLKGGDPFIFGRGSEEIEFAESFGIETIVIPGISSVVAVPASQGISITKRGVSESFWAITGTTSDRKLSSDVALAAQSSATVVILMGMHKLPQIIDLFQKEAKGDLPVAIIQNGTTCDEKVGVGTVDSILEIVKQRQLSSPAIIVLGNVVRESNKLKGFYEEFLSKETIR from the coding sequence ATGCATAATACCATAAAACCCAAAGTAACTTTAGTTGGTGCAGGTCCCGGAGATCCGGATTTGCTTACGCTGAAAGCCGTAAAAGCCCTTGCTGAAGCGAAGGTGGTTTTGTACGATGCCTTGGCCAATGACGAAATATTAGCGCACGCTCCTAAAAATGCCATCAAAATTTTTGTTGGAAAAAAAATAGGAAATCACGCCTACACGCAAGACCAAATCAATCAGTTAATTGTTGATAATGCTTTAACGTACGGAAATGTAGTGCGTTTAAAAGGTGGAGATCCGTTTATTTTTGGGCGCGGAAGCGAAGAAATAGAATTTGCAGAAAGCTTCGGAATCGAAACAATTGTAATTCCTGGTATATCATCTGTAGTAGCAGTTCCGGCAAGTCAGGGAATTTCGATTACTAAAAGAGGAGTTTCAGAAAGCTTTTGGGCAATTACCGGAACAACTTCTGATCGAAAGTTATCTTCAGATGTAGCTTTAGCGGCGCAATCTTCTGCAACGGTTGTTATTTTGATGGGAATGCACAAATTGCCTCAAATTATCGATTTGTTTCAAAAAGAAGCTAAAGGAGATTTGCCCGTTGCGATCATTCAAAACGGAACAACTTGTGATGAAAAAGTAGGAGTTGGAACAGTAGATTCGATTTTAGAAATTGTAAAACAAAGACAACTGAGTTCACCGGCAATTATTGTTCTTGGAAATGTTGTTCGCGAAAGCAATAAATTAAAAGGATTCTACGAAGAATTTCTATCAAAAGAGACAATTCGTTAG
- a CDS encoding precorrin-2 dehydrogenase/sirohydrochlorin ferrochelatase family protein: MEQNELYPIFLKLHNLNVLIVGGGNVGLEKLSFLLKSSPNANVEVVASDFHLEIKVLAESHPSIKLTESKFKKKMLKKRHMVIACTDDLKVNKKVYDLSRKRYLICNIADTPDLCDYYLGGIVTKGNVKIAISTNGKSPTTAKRLREFFEEVIPEDINKMVENLNEYRRTLKGDFEEKVKRMNEITASLKNKE, translated from the coding sequence ATGGAACAAAACGAATTATATCCAATATTTCTAAAGCTTCACAATCTAAATGTTCTGATTGTGGGTGGAGGAAATGTGGGACTAGAAAAGCTCTCTTTTTTACTAAAGTCGAGCCCTAATGCAAATGTTGAGGTTGTGGCATCGGATTTTCATTTAGAAATTAAAGTATTAGCCGAAAGTCATCCTTCAATTAAATTGACAGAATCGAAGTTCAAAAAGAAAATGCTCAAAAAGCGTCATATGGTAATCGCTTGTACCGATGATTTAAAAGTCAACAAAAAGGTATACGATTTGTCCCGAAAGCGTTATTTGATTTGCAATATTGCCGATACACCAGATTTATGTGATTATTATCTGGGCGGAATCGTAACGAAAGGAAACGTAAAAATTGCCATTTCGACCAACGGAAAATCGCCAACAACAGCCAAAAGACTGAGAGAGTTTTTCGAAGAAGTGATTCCGGAAGACATCAATAAAATGGTAGAAAACCTGAACGAATACAGAAGAACCTTAAAAGGTGATTTTGAAGAAAAGGTTAAAAGGATGAACGAGATTACTGCTTCATTAAAAAACAAAGAATAA
- a CDS encoding NAD(P)/FAD-dependent oxidoreductase, translating into MIKTDILIIGAGPTGLFAVFEAGLLKLKCHILDALPQAGGQLSELYPKKPIYDIPGFPEVLAGDLIDNLQEQIKQFEPGYTLGERAETIEKQEDGSFIVTSNKGTKFHAPVIAIAGGLGSFEPRKPLIEDIEFYEDKGVKYFIKNPEKFRDKRVVIAGGGDSALDWSIFLANVASEVTLIHRRNEFRGALDSVEKVQELKTAGKIKLITPAEVIGINGAEHVESLDIEENGAHRKIETDFFIPLFGLTPKLGPIADWGLDIEKNAIKVNNALDYQTNIPGIFAIGDVNTYPGKLKLILCGFHEATLMCQAAYQIINPGKKYVLKYTTVSGVDGFDGTRKEAPKAVVKAIV; encoded by the coding sequence ATGATTAAAACAGATATACTTATAATTGGAGCAGGACCAACAGGTTTATTTGCCGTTTTCGAGGCAGGATTATTAAAATTAAAATGTCATATTTTAGATGCTTTACCACAAGCAGGAGGACAACTTTCAGAATTGTACCCTAAAAAACCTATCTATGATATTCCTGGTTTTCCTGAAGTTTTAGCAGGAGATTTAATTGATAACCTACAAGAGCAAATTAAACAATTTGAGCCAGGTTACACATTAGGAGAAAGAGCCGAAACCATCGAAAAGCAAGAAGACGGAAGTTTTATCGTAACATCAAATAAAGGAACTAAATTTCACGCACCTGTTATTGCTATCGCTGGAGGTTTAGGAAGTTTTGAGCCTCGTAAACCACTTATCGAAGATATCGAGTTTTATGAAGATAAAGGAGTAAAATACTTCATCAAAAATCCGGAGAAATTCAGAGACAAAAGAGTTGTAATTGCCGGAGGAGGAGATTCAGCTTTAGACTGGAGTATCTTCTTAGCCAATGTAGCTTCAGAAGTAACTTTGATTCACCGTAGAAACGAATTTAGAGGAGCTCTAGATTCTGTAGAAAAAGTACAGGAACTTAAAACAGCAGGAAAAATTAAATTAATTACACCTGCAGAAGTTATCGGAATTAATGGTGCTGAGCACGTTGAATCGTTAGATATCGAAGAAAACGGAGCACACCGCAAAATCGAAACAGATTTCTTTATTCCTCTTTTCGGATTGACTCCAAAATTAGGACCAATCGCAGACTGGGGATTAGATATCGAGAAAAATGCTATTAAAGTAAACAACGCATTAGATTACCAAACTAACATTCCTGGAATCTTTGCCATTGGAGACGTTAACACTTATCCAGGAAAATTAAAGTTAATCCTTTGTGGTTTCCACGAAGCAACTTTAATGTGTCAGGCAGCGTACCAAATTATCAATCCAGGTAAAAAATACGTATTGAAATATACAACAGTTTCTGGAGTTGACGGTTTCGACGGAACTCGTAAAGAAGCGCCAAAAGCAGTTGTTAAGGCGATTGTATAA
- a CDS encoding TfoX/Sxy family protein — protein MAFDEDNAQRIRTFLQYKEAGFFEKKMFGGLVFMVDNKMCCGTQLDKQTGENLLLCRIDDNAYADAIERDDIIPMSSSERPMKNYIFVTENGWQRNKDLEFWLQLCLDFNPLAKASKKK, from the coding sequence ATGGCTTTCGACGAAGATAACGCACAAAGAATCCGAACGTTTCTACAATATAAAGAAGCAGGCTTTTTCGAAAAGAAAATGTTTGGCGGACTTGTTTTTATGGTAGACAATAAAATGTGCTGCGGAACCCAACTTGACAAACAAACGGGAGAAAATCTTTTACTTTGCAGAATTGATGATAATGCCTATGCAGATGCAATAGAAAGAGACGATATAATACCAATGTCAAGCTCTGAAAGACCAATGAAAAACTATATTTTCGTTACCGAAAATGGCTGGCAAAGAAATAAGGATTTAGAGTTTTGGTTACAGCTTTGTTTAGATTTTAATCCTTTAGCGAAAGCGAGTAAGAAAAAATAA
- a CDS encoding homocysteine S-methyltransferase family protein, with amino-acid sequence MAITIQEAIKKNILILDGAMGTMLQRYNFSEEDFRGERFKDFPHPLKGNNDLLSITQPQAIRDVHAAYYEAGADIVETNTFSGTTIGMADYFLEDLVYELNYESAKIAREVADEFTAKNPDKPRFVAGSIGPTNRTASMSPDVNDPGYRAVTFDDLRIAYKQQVEALMDGGCDLLLVETIFDTLNAKAALFAIEEVKDERNLDIPIMVSGTITDASGRTLSGQTVEAFLISVSHIPLLSVGFNCALGADLLKPYLKTLSQHTQFNVSAHPNAGLPNAFGQYDETPEQTQALIKEYLDDNLINIIGGCCGTTPDHIRLIAEVAKDYKPRVAPVIA; translated from the coding sequence ATGGCAATAACAATTCAGGAAGCAATAAAAAAAAATATCCTAATCCTTGACGGAGCAATGGGAACAATGTTGCAGCGCTATAATTTCTCCGAAGAAGATTTTCGTGGAGAGCGTTTCAAGGATTTTCCGCATCCCTTAAAAGGAAACAACGATTTACTATCCATAACACAACCACAAGCAATTCGCGATGTTCACGCTGCTTATTACGAAGCCGGCGCAGACATCGTAGAAACCAATACTTTTTCAGGAACTACGATCGGTATGGCCGACTATTTCCTGGAAGATTTGGTTTACGAATTAAACTACGAATCGGCTAAAATTGCACGAGAAGTAGCCGATGAATTCACCGCTAAAAACCCAGACAAACCACGTTTTGTAGCTGGTTCAATCGGACCAACAAACCGTACGGCAAGTATGTCACCAGACGTAAATGATCCGGGTTATAGAGCCGTAACATTTGATGATTTGCGTATTGCCTACAAACAACAAGTAGAAGCTTTAATGGATGGTGGCTGCGATTTACTTTTGGTGGAAACCATTTTCGATACCTTAAATGCAAAAGCTGCACTTTTTGCAATCGAAGAAGTAAAAGACGAACGTAATCTTGATATTCCAATTATGGTTTCGGGAACGATTACCGACGCATCAGGAAGAACACTTTCTGGACAGACGGTTGAAGCGTTTTTGATTTCGGTATCACATATTCCGTTATTGAGTGTTGGTTTCAATTGCGCTCTTGGAGCCGATTTATTGAAGCCATACTTGAAAACATTATCTCAGCATACACAATTCAACGTTTCGGCACACCCAAATGCAGGATTGCCAAACGCATTCGGGCAATATGATGAAACGCCGGAACAAACTCAGGCTTTAATTAAGGAATATTTAGACGATAATTTAATCAACATAATTGGTGGTTGTTGCGGAACTACTCCGGATCACATCAGATTAATTGCTGAAGTAGCGAAGGATTATAAGCCACGTGTGGCGCCAGTAATTGCATAA